Proteins from a genomic interval of Rubinisphaera italica:
- the bshB1 gene encoding bacillithiol biosynthesis deacetylase BshB1, with product MLDLLVVATHPDDAEISVGGIILKAISEGLQVGILDLTSGEPTPHGTDAGRLQETAAATKTLGVQWRENLNLPNRKLEATLSDRRALTNVFRTTRPKMILAPWSEDAHPDHVRASQLCDDARFWAKLSRSDLEGKAYWPPKMLYYFSVHLRIHPKPSVVVDISEHLEQKMQAIACYESQIKTGRDQNFPTVLDDIRDRARYWGWAIHSTYAEPLISREEIGVHSMSGLM from the coding sequence ATGTTAGATCTTCTCGTTGTCGCGACACATCCGGATGATGCGGAAATCAGTGTTGGGGGAATTATCCTCAAAGCCATTTCCGAAGGGCTGCAGGTCGGAATTCTCGACTTAACGTCAGGAGAACCAACTCCTCATGGAACGGATGCAGGACGTCTTCAGGAAACCGCGGCAGCCACCAAAACGCTTGGAGTTCAATGGCGGGAAAATTTAAATTTGCCAAATCGGAAACTCGAAGCCACGCTCAGCGATCGGCGAGCGTTGACGAATGTCTTTCGCACAACCCGACCGAAAATGATTCTGGCTCCCTGGTCCGAAGATGCTCATCCCGATCATGTCCGCGCCAGCCAACTCTGCGACGATGCCCGCTTCTGGGCAAAACTTTCCCGTTCCGACCTGGAAGGCAAAGCCTACTGGCCACCAAAGATGCTCTACTATTTCAGCGTCCATTTGCGGATTCATCCTAAGCCGAGTGTTGTCGTGGATATCAGCGAGCACCTCGAACAAAAAATGCAGGCGATTGCCTGCTATGAATCGCAAATCAAAACGGGACGAGACCAGAATTTCCCAACCGTCTTGGACGACATCCGCGACCGCGCCCGCTACTGGGGCTGGGCCATCCATTCCACTTATGCCGAACCGCTGATTTCACGCGAGGAGATCGGAGTGCATTCGATGAGTGGACTCATGTGA
- a CDS encoding DUF1501 domain-containing protein, translating to MTRRNAIRSMVGSSILLPGILSELLAEETKSSLTEGPLTPKAPHFTAKAKRVIFLFATGGVSHIDSFDPKPSANGRDGSGKDKLMGSVFPYSPNKKCGTEVSDLFPQLREQMEDICVIRSMKSAHFDHTEAAVGMHTGSPTFARPSMGSWLSYGLGTINQNLPSFIVVAPHLPYGGTQVYASDFLPAYHQGTRVIPGKHPIENLAPLTTRQDIQQLELGLTEAFNRGHLKLRQDDTQLAARIKSFETAFQMQTAGPEAFDVNTEDDKTLEAYALKRGENTGFGWQCLVARRLAERGVRFIELIDTGSRPNWDSHGEMKEHVPLAKAVDQPIAALIKDLKQRSMLDETLIVWATEFGRTPTKEGKNGRGHHGNCFSIWLAGGGIKGGIVHGETDEIGKEIVSDKVDVHDLHATILHLMGIDHTKLTYRHAGRDFRLTDVHGNVIKNVIA from the coding sequence ATGACACGCCGCAACGCCATTCGCTCTATGGTTGGGAGTTCGATTCTGCTTCCCGGAATTCTGTCCGAATTACTGGCCGAAGAGACTAAGTCTTCATTGACAGAGGGGCCACTCACGCCCAAGGCTCCACACTTTACTGCCAAAGCGAAGCGGGTCATCTTTCTGTTTGCCACTGGTGGGGTTTCTCATATTGATTCCTTCGACCCGAAACCTTCGGCGAATGGTCGCGATGGCAGCGGAAAAGACAAATTGATGGGCAGTGTCTTCCCTTACAGTCCCAACAAAAAATGTGGGACAGAAGTGAGCGATCTGTTTCCACAACTGCGGGAACAGATGGAAGATATCTGCGTGATTCGTTCGATGAAATCCGCACATTTCGACCATACTGAAGCAGCCGTGGGAATGCATACCGGTTCGCCGACATTTGCTCGACCAAGCATGGGGTCCTGGCTCAGTTACGGACTGGGGACGATCAACCAGAATCTCCCATCGTTCATTGTCGTCGCCCCTCACCTGCCCTATGGCGGAACACAGGTTTATGCCAGCGATTTTCTACCTGCTTATCATCAGGGAACCAGGGTTATTCCCGGTAAGCACCCCATCGAAAACCTCGCTCCACTGACAACGCGGCAAGACATTCAGCAACTGGAACTCGGGCTGACTGAAGCCTTCAATCGAGGGCACCTGAAGTTGCGACAGGACGACACTCAACTGGCTGCGAGAATCAAATCTTTTGAAACAGCTTTTCAAATGCAAACCGCAGGTCCAGAAGCGTTCGATGTGAACACTGAGGACGACAAAACTCTGGAAGCCTATGCACTAAAACGAGGCGAGAACACGGGCTTCGGTTGGCAGTGTCTGGTGGCTCGCAGACTGGCAGAGAGAGGTGTTCGATTCATCGAACTGATCGATACCGGCTCTCGCCCCAACTGGGATTCACACGGGGAAATGAAGGAACACGTTCCGCTGGCCAAAGCAGTCGACCAGCCAATCGCTGCGCTGATCAAAGATCTCAAGCAACGTAGCATGCTCGATGAAACGCTGATCGTGTGGGCAACAGAGTTTGGACGCACACCAACCAAAGAAGGTAAGAACGGTCGCGGTCATCATGGCAACTGTTTTTCAATCTGGCTGGCAGGAGGGGGAATCAAAGGAGGAATCGTGCATGGTGAAACGGATGAAATTGGGAAAGAGATTGTCAGCGACAAGGTCGATGTTCACGACCTGCACGCCACAATTCTCCACCTGATGGGAATCGATCACACCAAACTGACTTACCGCCACGCCGGCCGCGACTTCCGTCTGACCGACGTTCATGGCAACGTCATCAAAAACGTGATTGCCTGA
- a CDS encoding DinB family protein — MTLKERLRFGLEHARRVTNKLLDEIQEPNDWVLRPTPNANHAMWIAGHLALTDNRFAIMLDPPSAIDLDHLKDLFGKFSQPQEELSAYPSVKEVRELMRDRRQNFLRILDNCSEEDLEQPTPEGAPPFMPNVGMVFQMAAWHEPIHTGQLTIIHRILGNTPLADRPVGK; from the coding sequence ATGACGCTCAAGGAAAGACTTCGTTTCGGGCTCGAACATGCTCGCCGCGTGACGAATAAACTTCTGGATGAGATTCAGGAACCGAACGACTGGGTACTTCGCCCCACTCCAAATGCCAACCACGCCATGTGGATTGCCGGACATCTGGCATTAACGGATAACCGTTTTGCGATCATGCTTGACCCACCCTCGGCGATTGACCTGGATCATTTGAAGGATCTATTTGGAAAATTTTCGCAACCGCAGGAAGAACTCTCGGCTTATCCCAGCGTGAAAGAAGTCCGCGAATTGATGCGGGATCGTCGGCAGAATTTCCTACGAATTCTCGACAACTGCAGTGAAGAGGATTTGGAGCAACCGACTCCCGAAGGAGCTCCCCCCTTCATGCCGAATGTGGGCATGGTCTTTCAAATGGCCGCCTGGCATGAACCGATTCACACCGGCCAATTAACAATAATCCACCGCATACTCGGCAATACCCCGTTGGCTGATCGCCCAGTCGGGAAATAG
- a CDS encoding dihydroorotase, translating into MTTTLINNAICVFPDHLDQLDVLLRNGKIEIDPADTSSADEVVDATGLHLIPGIIDDQVHFRDPGLTHKEDLHTGSRACAAGGITTFLEMPNTNPTTTTVQALHDKLDLAAGKSIVNYGFYIGATTDNIEELKKAERTPGIKIFIGSSTGNLLVDDQEALKQIFAETTLPICAHCEDEATVRANAVKLAGGKSFADHSLIRNHEAAIISTRRAMDLAIKYNHRFHVLHVSTAEECDMLYSYYASLESMNDCIITAEACPHHLYFSIDDYERLGSLIQMNPSVKTKKDIKRLWRALNEWTITVIATDHAPHTLEEKKQPYPKSPSGLPAVENSLALMLDAVNRNMIRLENIINAMTINPARVWNIANKGALWEGYDADVVLVDLNLKKTILNEYQLTKSGWSPWHGTELTGWPVKTWCNGEVVFDGKTVNTEHRGREVTFNR; encoded by the coding sequence ATGACGACTACCCTCATTAATAATGCAATCTGCGTATTTCCCGACCATCTAGACCAGCTCGATGTCCTGCTGCGGAATGGGAAAATTGAAATCGATCCTGCCGATACCTCTTCTGCAGATGAAGTGGTCGATGCCACGGGTTTGCATCTCATCCCTGGTATCATTGACGATCAGGTCCACTTCCGCGACCCGGGACTGACCCATAAAGAAGACCTGCACACTGGGTCGCGGGCCTGTGCAGCTGGGGGCATTACAACTTTTCTGGAAATGCCTAATACGAATCCGACAACCACAACGGTTCAGGCTCTGCACGATAAACTGGATCTGGCAGCCGGGAAGTCGATCGTTAATTACGGATTTTATATTGGAGCAACGACCGACAATATCGAGGAACTAAAAAAGGCTGAGCGCACACCCGGAATCAAAATCTTTATTGGTTCGAGCACTGGGAATTTACTGGTCGATGATCAGGAAGCTCTCAAGCAGATTTTTGCGGAAACTACGTTGCCAATTTGTGCCCATTGCGAGGATGAAGCGACCGTGCGGGCGAATGCGGTCAAACTGGCTGGCGGGAAATCTTTTGCCGATCATTCGCTGATTCGCAACCATGAAGCCGCAATCATCTCAACAAGACGGGCGATGGATCTGGCGATCAAATACAATCATCGATTTCACGTACTCCATGTTTCAACCGCTGAAGAATGTGACATGCTGTACTCGTATTATGCAAGTCTTGAATCGATGAACGACTGCATCATCACCGCGGAAGCCTGCCCACATCATCTCTATTTCAGTATCGACGATTACGAACGACTCGGTTCGCTGATTCAAATGAATCCTTCCGTGAAAACGAAGAAGGATATCAAGCGATTGTGGCGAGCATTGAATGAATGGACAATTACCGTCATCGCGACCGATCACGCGCCTCACACATTAGAAGAGAAGAAACAGCCTTATCCGAAATCGCCATCAGGTTTACCAGCCGTCGAAAATTCACTGGCATTAATGCTCGATGCGGTGAATCGAAACATGATTCGGCTGGAAAATATCATAAACGCGATGACGATCAATCCTGCTCGCGTCTGGAACATTGCCAACAAGGGTGCACTTTGGGAGGGGTACGATGCTGATGTCGTACTTGTCGATCTGAATTTGAAAAAGACAATCCTTAACGAATATCAGTTAACGAAAAGCGGCTGGTCGCCCTGGCACGGCACCGAACTGACCGGCTGGCCCGTCAAAACGTGGTGCAATGGCGAAGTTGTGTTTGATGGCAAGACTGTGAATACCGAACATCGCGGACGTGAAGTGACGTTTAATCGTTGA
- a CDS encoding SGNH/GDSL hydrolase family protein encodes MRTLLVVASCILIAKTLPAQEQLEVPQKWTYSPELLKPFWRGDLVEQESVLFLKSKPEEPARGKVLFPIEEVISVRSSAGDKIYQEGIDYQYDVGTRELIIPAGSEIVTSVASDLRRPANSQRHQLTHRDGNGEILFGSGLDYHQMQTSVTYKKANSTWPLMMPEYDASVLPITLQKLQDQQEISIVLLGDSISTGCNASGWGGGAPYQPPYQDLLVQHLQHHYQAKVKLTNLSVGGKSTPWGLTMIEKVTEHKPDLVILAFGMNDSAGRSAEEYGQNTAKMIKATRDVLPQTEFILIATMLGNRDWTRLHHEIFPLYRNELAALCEPGIALADMTSVWNQLLKWKKDADLTGNGVNHPNDFGHRIYAQVLASLLIK; translated from the coding sequence ATGCGAACTCTCCTCGTCGTTGCCTCCTGCATTTTAATCGCAAAAACTTTACCAGCACAGGAACAATTAGAGGTCCCTCAAAAATGGACTTATTCTCCTGAACTCCTCAAACCATTCTGGCGAGGAGATCTCGTCGAACAGGAATCCGTTCTTTTTCTAAAAAGTAAACCTGAGGAGCCGGCGCGAGGAAAGGTCTTGTTTCCCATCGAGGAAGTTATCTCGGTACGTAGTTCTGCGGGGGACAAAATTTATCAGGAAGGTATCGATTATCAATATGATGTCGGAACCCGTGAACTGATTATTCCGGCAGGGTCTGAGATTGTCACATCAGTCGCTTCAGACCTGCGACGCCCCGCGAATTCGCAAAGACACCAGTTGACGCATCGTGATGGCAACGGAGAAATTCTATTTGGTAGCGGATTAGATTATCATCAAATGCAAACATCCGTGACCTATAAAAAAGCCAATTCTACTTGGCCTCTCATGATGCCGGAATACGATGCCAGCGTTCTGCCGATTACACTGCAGAAATTACAGGATCAACAGGAAATTTCCATAGTCCTGCTGGGAGATAGCATCTCCACGGGATGCAATGCCTCAGGTTGGGGAGGTGGTGCTCCTTATCAACCGCCGTATCAGGATCTGCTCGTCCAGCATTTACAACATCATTATCAGGCAAAAGTTAAGCTGACGAATCTTTCGGTAGGTGGAAAGTCGACTCCATGGGGGCTGACAATGATTGAAAAGGTGACTGAGCACAAACCCGATCTGGTCATCCTCGCCTTTGGAATGAATGATTCGGCTGGTCGTTCCGCTGAAGAGTACGGTCAAAACACTGCCAAGATGATTAAGGCCACTCGCGATGTGCTACCACAAACCGAATTCATTTTGATTGCAACCATGCTGGGAAATCGAGATTGGACTCGACTTCATCACGAAATCTTTCCTTTATACCGCAACGAACTCGCAGCGTTGTGTGAGCCGGGGATTGCGTTGGCCGATATGACAAGTGTCTGGAACCAACTTCTTAAGTGGAAAAAAGATGCGGATTTGACTGGCAACGGGGTCAATCACCCCAACGATTTCGGTCATCGTATCTATGCTCAGGTTCTTGCCTCATTACTCATCAAGTGA